A region from the Triticum urartu cultivar G1812 chromosome 1, Tu2.1, whole genome shotgun sequence genome encodes:
- the LOC125515913 gene encoding AP-3 complex subunit mu isoform X2 yields the protein MLQCVFLLSDSGEVMVEKQMTAHRVDRAICGWFWEYVLAHAAGDPSKVVVSPTHYLFQVYRSGVTFLACTQVEMPPLMAIEFLSRVADVLTDYLGDINEDTIKDNFVIVYQVYILTLIQILDEMMDNGFPLTTEPNILKELVAQPNMVSKMLNVMTGKSSTIGSKLPDATASFVPWRTTIVKDASNEVYVNIVEELDACVNREGVLVKCEACGEIEVNSSLPGLPELTLSFANPTIINDVRFHPCVRFRPWEANQILSFVPPDGQFKLMSYRVKKLKTTPIYVKPQLSSDSGNCRVHVMVGIRNDPGKPIDSIIVQFQLPPLIASADLTANHGTVDILADQTCVWTIGHIPKDKAPSLSGNLRLEEGLAHLHAFPIFQVKFRIMGAALSGLQIDKLDVKNTPSAPYKGFRAQTQAGRYEVRS from the exons ATGCTGCAGTGcgtcttcctcctctccgatTCCGG GGAGGTGATGGTGGAGAAGCAGATGACGGCGCACCGCGTGGACCGCGCCATCTGCGGCTGGTTCTGGGAGTACGTTCTCGCCCACGCCGCCGGCGACCCGTCCAAG GTTGTGGTGTCCCCAACACACTACTTGTTTCAAGTATATCGCAGTGGGGTGACGTTCTTGGCGTGCACCCAAGTGGAGATGCCCCCCTTGATGGCTATCGAG TTTCTCTCTCGCGTGGCTGATGTCTTGACAGATTACCTTGGAGATATAAATGAAGACACAATCAAAGACAACTTCGTAATTGTTTATCAG GTTTATATTCTTACATTAATCCAGATTCTAGATGAAATGATGGACAATGGCTTTCCACTAACTACTGAGCCAAACATCTTGAAAGAGTTGGTTGCCCAACCAAATATGGTCAGCAAAATGTTGAATGTTATGACTGGTAAGAGTTCTACTATCGGTAGCAAACTTCCAGATGCAACTGCTTCTTTTGTACCTTGGAGAACAACAATTGTCAAGGATGCAAGCAATGAAGTCTATGTTAACATAGTTGAGGAACTAGATGCATGTGTGAACAG GGAAGGGGTTCTAGTGAAATGTGAGGCATGTGGTGAAATTGAAGTGAATTCAAGTCTTCCAGGGTTACCAGAGTTGACATTGTCATTTGCAAATCCTACAATTATCAATGATGTGAGGTTCCACCCTTGTGTCCGATTTAGACCCTGGGAAGCCAATCAGATCCTATCATTTGTTCCTCCTGATGGGCAGTTCAAGCTTATGAGTTATAG GGTTAAGAAATTGAAGACCACACCAATTTACGTGAAACCACAATTATCATCTGATTCTGGGAATTGCCGTGTTCATGTGATGGTGGGGATTCGGAATGATCCTGGGAAACCTATTGATTCTATAATAGTGCAGTTTCAGTTGCCTCCCCTTATTGCTTCTGCTGATTTGACGGCAAACCACGGCACAGTCGACATCCTTGCTGATCAG ACCTGTGTGTGGACAATTGGGCATATTCCGAAAGACAAAGCACCATCCCTCTCTGGAAATCTACGTCTCGAGGAAGGACTCGCTCATCTGCATGCATTTCCAATATTTCAGGTGAAATTCAGGATTATGGGGGCTGCGCTGTCTGGGCTTCAAATTGATAAACTGGACGTGAAAAATACACCAAGCGCACCATACAAAGGTTTTCGAGCCCAAACTCAGGCTGGAAGGTATGAGGTCAGGTCCTAG
- the LOC125515913 gene encoding AP-3 complex subunit mu isoform X1, translating into MLQCVFLLSDSGEVMVEKQMTAHRVDRAICGWFWEYVLAHAAGDPSKVLQVVVSPTHYLFQVYRSGVTFLACTQVEMPPLMAIEFLSRVADVLTDYLGDINEDTIKDNFVIVYQVYILTLIQILDEMMDNGFPLTTEPNILKELVAQPNMVSKMLNVMTGKSSTIGSKLPDATASFVPWRTTIVKDASNEVYVNIVEELDACVNREGVLVKCEACGEIEVNSSLPGLPELTLSFANPTIINDVRFHPCVRFRPWEANQILSFVPPDGQFKLMSYRVKKLKTTPIYVKPQLSSDSGNCRVHVMVGIRNDPGKPIDSIIVQFQLPPLIASADLTANHGTVDILADQTCVWTIGHIPKDKAPSLSGNLRLEEGLAHLHAFPIFQVKFRIMGAALSGLQIDKLDVKNTPSAPYKGFRAQTQAGRYEVRS; encoded by the exons ATGCTGCAGTGcgtcttcctcctctccgatTCCGG GGAGGTGATGGTGGAGAAGCAGATGACGGCGCACCGCGTGGACCGCGCCATCTGCGGCTGGTTCTGGGAGTACGTTCTCGCCCACGCCGCCGGCGACCCGTCCAAG GTCTTGCAGGTTGTGGTGTCCCCAACACACTACTTGTTTCAAGTATATCGCAGTGGGGTGACGTTCTTGGCGTGCACCCAAGTGGAGATGCCCCCCTTGATGGCTATCGAG TTTCTCTCTCGCGTGGCTGATGTCTTGACAGATTACCTTGGAGATATAAATGAAGACACAATCAAAGACAACTTCGTAATTGTTTATCAG GTTTATATTCTTACATTAATCCAGATTCTAGATGAAATGATGGACAATGGCTTTCCACTAACTACTGAGCCAAACATCTTGAAAGAGTTGGTTGCCCAACCAAATATGGTCAGCAAAATGTTGAATGTTATGACTGGTAAGAGTTCTACTATCGGTAGCAAACTTCCAGATGCAACTGCTTCTTTTGTACCTTGGAGAACAACAATTGTCAAGGATGCAAGCAATGAAGTCTATGTTAACATAGTTGAGGAACTAGATGCATGTGTGAACAG GGAAGGGGTTCTAGTGAAATGTGAGGCATGTGGTGAAATTGAAGTGAATTCAAGTCTTCCAGGGTTACCAGAGTTGACATTGTCATTTGCAAATCCTACAATTATCAATGATGTGAGGTTCCACCCTTGTGTCCGATTTAGACCCTGGGAAGCCAATCAGATCCTATCATTTGTTCCTCCTGATGGGCAGTTCAAGCTTATGAGTTATAG GGTTAAGAAATTGAAGACCACACCAATTTACGTGAAACCACAATTATCATCTGATTCTGGGAATTGCCGTGTTCATGTGATGGTGGGGATTCGGAATGATCCTGGGAAACCTATTGATTCTATAATAGTGCAGTTTCAGTTGCCTCCCCTTATTGCTTCTGCTGATTTGACGGCAAACCACGGCACAGTCGACATCCTTGCTGATCAG ACCTGTGTGTGGACAATTGGGCATATTCCGAAAGACAAAGCACCATCCCTCTCTGGAAATCTACGTCTCGAGGAAGGACTCGCTCATCTGCATGCATTTCCAATATTTCAGGTGAAATTCAGGATTATGGGGGCTGCGCTGTCTGGGCTTCAAATTGATAAACTGGACGTGAAAAATACACCAAGCGCACCATACAAAGGTTTTCGAGCCCAAACTCAGGCTGGAAGGTATGAGGTCAGGTCCTAG
- the LOC125515913 gene encoding AP-3 complex subunit mu isoform X3 — protein sequence MLQCVFLLSDSGEVMVEKQMTAHRVDRAICGWFWEYVLAHAAGDPSKVLQVVVSPTHYLFQVYRSGVTFLACTQVEMPPLMAIEFLSRVADVLTDYLGDINEDTIKDNFVIVYQILDEMMDNGFPLTTEPNILKELVAQPNMVSKMLNVMTGKSSTIGSKLPDATASFVPWRTTIVKDASNEVYVNIVEELDACVNREGVLVKCEACGEIEVNSSLPGLPELTLSFANPTIINDVRFHPCVRFRPWEANQILSFVPPDGQFKLMSYRVKKLKTTPIYVKPQLSSDSGNCRVHVMVGIRNDPGKPIDSIIVQFQLPPLIASADLTANHGTVDILADQTCVWTIGHIPKDKAPSLSGNLRLEEGLAHLHAFPIFQVKFRIMGAALSGLQIDKLDVKNTPSAPYKGFRAQTQAGRYEVRS from the exons ATGCTGCAGTGcgtcttcctcctctccgatTCCGG GGAGGTGATGGTGGAGAAGCAGATGACGGCGCACCGCGTGGACCGCGCCATCTGCGGCTGGTTCTGGGAGTACGTTCTCGCCCACGCCGCCGGCGACCCGTCCAAG GTCTTGCAGGTTGTGGTGTCCCCAACACACTACTTGTTTCAAGTATATCGCAGTGGGGTGACGTTCTTGGCGTGCACCCAAGTGGAGATGCCCCCCTTGATGGCTATCGAG TTTCTCTCTCGCGTGGCTGATGTCTTGACAGATTACCTTGGAGATATAAATGAAGACACAATCAAAGACAACTTCGTAATTGTTTATCAG ATTCTAGATGAAATGATGGACAATGGCTTTCCACTAACTACTGAGCCAAACATCTTGAAAGAGTTGGTTGCCCAACCAAATATGGTCAGCAAAATGTTGAATGTTATGACTGGTAAGAGTTCTACTATCGGTAGCAAACTTCCAGATGCAACTGCTTCTTTTGTACCTTGGAGAACAACAATTGTCAAGGATGCAAGCAATGAAGTCTATGTTAACATAGTTGAGGAACTAGATGCATGTGTGAACAG GGAAGGGGTTCTAGTGAAATGTGAGGCATGTGGTGAAATTGAAGTGAATTCAAGTCTTCCAGGGTTACCAGAGTTGACATTGTCATTTGCAAATCCTACAATTATCAATGATGTGAGGTTCCACCCTTGTGTCCGATTTAGACCCTGGGAAGCCAATCAGATCCTATCATTTGTTCCTCCTGATGGGCAGTTCAAGCTTATGAGTTATAG GGTTAAGAAATTGAAGACCACACCAATTTACGTGAAACCACAATTATCATCTGATTCTGGGAATTGCCGTGTTCATGTGATGGTGGGGATTCGGAATGATCCTGGGAAACCTATTGATTCTATAATAGTGCAGTTTCAGTTGCCTCCCCTTATTGCTTCTGCTGATTTGACGGCAAACCACGGCACAGTCGACATCCTTGCTGATCAG ACCTGTGTGTGGACAATTGGGCATATTCCGAAAGACAAAGCACCATCCCTCTCTGGAAATCTACGTCTCGAGGAAGGACTCGCTCATCTGCATGCATTTCCAATATTTCAGGTGAAATTCAGGATTATGGGGGCTGCGCTGTCTGGGCTTCAAATTGATAAACTGGACGTGAAAAATACACCAAGCGCACCATACAAAGGTTTTCGAGCCCAAACTCAGGCTGGAAGGTATGAGGTCAGGTCCTAG